Sequence from the Chloroflexota bacterium genome:
TAAGACCAGGTAAACCATGAGGAAACATTTATACCTAGACGCTTATCTAGATATAGAAACTACCGGTCTGTCCTGCCTGGATGCACCGCGCTTTTGCCAATATGTTTATCAGTGGAAGCGATGCCTCGTTGAAGGCCAGTATCCTCAAAAGAGCGATGGCCTTACCGGAGAAGGTAGGCATTCCCCTGTTTGCCAGTCTCTGTGGCTGGGATGCTGAGAAGATGGACTCGACCCTGGCCCAAATCAGCGTACCGCTACTGATGATACAGAGCACCACCGTGAATGCGAATCTGGAACGCGTTTCTCTCCAGCCGGGAGCCAGCACGCCGTGGATGGAGCTGGTTAAGAATCATGTGCCCCGGGCACAGATAGAAATCATCGGCGATACCGGGCATTTCCCGATGCTGGAAGCACCGGAAGCCGTCAATCAGCTCATTGGTTCATTTTTGGCTTCATCGTAAGCCATGACGGTGTGCAGAAGCACATTGGCGCCAGCGGCTATATATTCCGGCGTCGTATTCTCCAGTTCATTATGGCTGATGCCGTTTTCGCAGGGTATGAATATCATACCCGTCGGTGCTACCCTGGCAATATAGACGGCATCATGGCCGGCCCCGGAAATCATATAGCGGTGACGGTAACCCAGCTTTTCGGCGGCGTTGCGTACATGATTGATGCATTCCCTATCGAACTCCATTGAGGCCACGTTCCAGTTGTTTACAAGCTTGGCTTCTACATCAGCCTCTCTGGCGATGGCATCGACCTTTTCCCTGAGTTCCCGGTCCATCTGGAGCAGTGCGTTGTCATCCGGGTGGCGGATGTCGACGGTGAAGAAGACCGACCCCGGGATTACATTTCTCGAGTTTGGCCTGACGGTAACCAGGCCGACCGTCGAAACGGCTGGAGCGTGGTCCAGGGCGATTCTCTGGATTGCCTCGACCATCCTGGCGCAGGCCACCATGGCGTCGTGGCGAAGGTGCATGGGCGTGCTGCCGGCATGGGCATCCTGCCCGGTTACGGTGACCTCATACCATTTCTGTCCCTGCATGCCGGTGACCACGCCAATCATCTTATTCTCCGCCTCTAGGACCGGCCCCTGCTCGATGTGAAGCTCAAAGTAGGCACCAAGTTTATGGTCGCCGCATTTCTGCCCGCCGCGGTAGCCGATGCGCTCCAGCTCCTCGACGAACTTCTTTCCGTCACGGTCCTCAATGTCATAGGCAAAGTCGCGCTCAAACACACCGGCGAACACCCCGGAGGCCAGCATCGGCGGCGTGAAGCGGGAACCTTCCTCGTTGGTCCAGTCGATCAGCTCCAGGGGGGCAGTGGTGGTGTATCCAGCGTCATTCAGTGTGCGTAACACCTCGAGGCCGCAGAGGACGCCGGCGATGCCGTCGAACTTGCCTCCGGAAGGCTGTGTGTCTAGGTGGCTCCCGATGGCAATCGGCGGCAGCGTATCCATCTTGCCGGGACGCCGGGCAAAGATGCTGCCCATTTCATCAACGTTGACGGTGCACCCGACAGCCTCGCATTGCTTAACAAACCAGTCGCGCACCTGACGGTCAGCATCAGACAGTGTCAGGCGGCAGACACCGCCTTTATCGGTACCACCGAACCTGGCGGTCTCCATAATGGTATTCCACAGTCTTTTCCCGTTAACCTGTAAATTTTTCATAGCCATCTCCAGTATCTAAATGGTCCGCACCCCGCACCAGTCTATGATGAAGGCGGCAAGCACTTTGGTACAATCGAGCAGGGAGTCGATATCCACATACTCGTTCACGCCGTGGATATTTCCGCCGTTCGGGCCAAAAGTGATAGCCGGCATATCGAAGAACGGTGCCAGGCGGGTGTCCAGACCCCACGTAGCCCCGATAATATCGAAATCGGATTGCAGGGTGCTGTCGGCGGACGACTTGAACGCCAGAACAAACGGGTCGTTCGGGTCCTGCCCCCATGGTATAACCTGTTTTTCGCGCCAGATGACTTCCGGCGGGTGCTGGCGCAGCCACTCATCGCTCTCCGCAGCCTTTTTCACCGCTTGCTGAACCTGTTGCTTTACTTCATCCACACTTTCGGCGGGCAGGTGGGACATACGGCACTCAATCTCCGCCCATCCAGGCACGGTAGAAACCCAGTCGCCGGCATGGTAGGTTCCGATGTTCAGGTGGCAGGAGCGGCCGGCGTGTTTTTCGAAAAGGTGATGGCGGTTATCCTGCGCTCGCCGGTCATCAAGTTCAACCAGGGCATCGTAGACGATGTTCATCTTGCCGATGGCATTGACGCCGGTATGCGCCACGCCGGCATGGGCTGACTTCCCGATTACCCTGACCTTACAGAAGAGAATACCGGGATGAGCGATAGTTATCTTCATGTTTGGCTCGGGGATTACAAGCCCGTCGGCGGTGAACCCATCGAGCAGGCAGGCTAACGTACCACCTCCGGCCATCAGTTCTTCCTCAATGACGCTCTGCAGGATTACCGTGCCTTCCGGCTTGAGTCCGTTTTCCAACAAGGCTTTCAGTGCGTAGCAGTTGGCAATCAGCCCCGCCTTCATATCGCAGGCACCACGACCGTACAGTTTGTTCCCCACCGCCCGCCCCTCCCAGGGCGGGAACTCCCATTCGGCAACCGGTTCCGGAGAGACAACGTCGATGTGCCCGTTCAGTACCAGAGACCTGGCCGATGGTTTCCCCTCCAGGACACCGACGATATTGGGGCGTCCGCTGTAATCAAACGAGGATTTGACGTATGCCTTATGGCGGCTGATTTTATCATAATCAGCGTCCCGAGACGTCACCTTCAATCCCAGGTCAGAGTACAGGCGGTGCATGTATTTCTGGGCCTCGCCTTCCTGGCCGGTGATGCTGGGAATCCGGACCAGTTCGCTCAGGGTGCGGACAATTTCACTGCGCTTATTCTCTATATGGCGAAAAATCTTTTTCTTAGTATCGTCCTTTTCGGCCATGCAAGTACCTTCCGCATATTGGTAAAGAATCAAAACTATCACTCACTGTATCAGAAATCAACCTTTGAGGCAATGCGTTGTGGCAATTGCCAGAACCGGTTGTCCGTGATATATTGCTATCAAACGTGATGAGAGAGGAAAACAGTGCTGTTACTGAATCAGAATGACGTAATGAAAGTGCTGGACATGGCAGAATGCATGGAGGTGGTGGAAAAGGCCTTCGTCGAGCTTGCCTCCGGCACCGCGGTTCTGCCCCTCCGCATCAACCTGTTCACGCAGGAAGGTCTGGGGCTGTACATGCCGGCGTATCTCAAAGAGATGGGAGCGCTCGCCTGCAAGGTGGTGACCAGCTACGTAAACAATCCGGCGAAGCACAACCTGCCCACTATCCTTGGGAAAGTGCTGCTTCAGGACCCGGAAACGGGCGACGTTATCTGCATTATGGACGGCGGCTATCTCACCGCGGTCAGGACCGGTGCCGCCAGCGGGGTCGCCACCAGGTATCTGGCCCGCGAAGACACAGGGCAGAAGGTCGGGATATTCGGTGCCGGGGCGCAGGGCCGAACGCAGCTCTGGGCGATGACGGTCGCCAGAGACATTGCCAAGGCCTATGTGTATGACGTTCATGATGAGGCGGTGAGCCGGTTTATCGCGGAGATGACTTCAAAGCTTCAGATGGATATTGTCAGGGCGAAATCACCCGAGCAGATTCTGGAAGATGCGGATATCATCTGCACTGCCAGCTCCTCGCCCACACCTTTGTTTGACGGGAGTTTGGTGAGAGAGGGGACCCACATCAACGGCGTTGGCAGCCACACCCCCAATGCCCGTGAGCTGGACACGGCCATCATCAAGCGGTCGAAAATAATCGCCGACTCATCTGACGCCTGCCTGAGAGAGGCGGGCGATATCATGATTCCCATTCAGGAAGGGGCGATTGATAAGTCACATCTGTATGCCGAGCTTGGCGAGGTGATTATCGGGAAGAAGTCGGGTCGGGCCGACGCCAGGGAGATAACCCTGTTCAAGTACAACGGGCTGGCCATTCAGGATGTCGCCGCCGCCAAGCTGGTCTATGACAAAGCGGTGCAGGCAGGCATCGGCACGAACGTTGAATTATAGCCTTATCTTTATCATTAACCTACGCGATAGTGTTCGATGACCTCCTCGTCCAGGTCAACACCCAGTCCGGGCCCCTCCGGCACCTCAACGTAGCCGTCCACCACCGGCATTTTCTGCCTGGTCAGGTCCCAGCGTATCGGCGTCTCCTCAACGCAGTACTCCATGATGAAGGCGCTCTGCCGGGACGCCAGGAAGTGCAGGCCGGCGGCAGAGCCGATGTTATTGGTGTAAAAGTGGTTGACCACCTTCACGCCGTGGTCTTCGGCGAAATCGGCTACGCGGCTGGCCTCGGTCAGGCCCGTGTTCTCCAGGTCTATCTGGATGATGTTGATGCCGCTCCGTTCCATAAAGCTCTGGTGAGAAAATCTGCCCGCCTCGCCTTCGCCGGCGGCGATGGGGATGGGGGAAACGCTGGTCAGTTTCCGGTAGCCATCGACGTTCTCGCGGTTGAGCGGCTCCTCCAGGAAGAGCACGCCATAGTCCTGGAACTGTTGAGCTCTTTTGATGGCGGTATTGGCGTCCCAGCAGCAGCCGGCATCGATGATGAGGTCGTTTTTATCTCCCACGCCCCGTCGCCCCCCTTCCACGAGCTCCAGGTCCAGCTTTTCGCTCTGGCCCATCGGCGTCCAGCCGAACTTCACCGCGGTGAACCCCTCGTCCACCCATCTCTTCCCGATTTCAGCGGTGGTCTTGCCATCGGGGCCGAATAGAATGCTGGCATAGGCGCGCAGTTTCTTGTGAAAGGCGCCGCCAAGGAGCTGATAGACCGGCTGGTTATAGTACTTGCCGGCAATGTCCCAGAGGGCGATGTCGATAGCGGCGATGGCGTGGCAGATGATGCCGCGGCGGCCCAGCCTGATATTGCGGGCCTGAAGCAGGTGGTTGATGGGCTTGATGTCCAGAGGGTTCATGCCGATGATTAACCTGGCCAGTCCGCTGGCACTGGCTCCGCTGAGGGGAGCCTCAATCATGGCTTTCACCACGTGCGGAGAGGAATAAGAGTCGCCGATGCCGACGATTCCCTCATCGGTGTGGACCTTGACCACCACCGCGTCCTGCGCCGATGTATATTTTGCTTCATGGACTTCTTTTTCCGGCAGGCGCAGTTCAATGGCTTCGATTTTGGTTATTTTCATCCGGGTGACCCTCCTCATTTCGGCTGGTGAGTATTTTATTCCCCTGTATTTTCCTTGTCAACGTTTCCGGGGCGACCGTGCTAGTTGACAATACGGAGAGGGAATCTATAAGCTATTATCATGGCAACAGAGAAGATCGGCATCCTGACCGGCGGTGGCGACTGCGCCGGCCTTAATCCAGCGATTAAATGGGTGGTCAAGACCGCCATGGACAAACGGCTGGAATCGGAAAGAGGGGTCCAGTACGAGGTGCTCGGCATCAGGTACGGCTGGAGCGGTCTCATGTTTGAGGCGGGTGCCAGCCTGAAAATGGAGGACTATATCACTCCTCTGGACGAGCAGAAAGTAAGGACCTGGGACAGGTATGGCGGCACCATGCTGGGGACGTCCCGGACCAATCCTTACAATCCAGAGAATGACCGGTCACAACTGGTGCTGGATAACATTAAAAAGCTGGGTCTAAATGCGCTGATCACTATCGGGGGTGACGATACGCTCGGCGTGGCCAATAAGCTGGCGCAGAAAGGTATCAATGTGGTGGGCATTCCCAAGACCATTGATAAAGACCTGGTGGAAACGGACTATACTCTCGGCTTTGAAACCGCGGTGAGCGTAATTACGGAGGAAGTTGACCGACTGAGAACCACGGCGGGGTCGCACCGGAGGATATTTGTGGTGGAAACTATGGGGAGGCATACCGGCTGGCTGGCCCTGGAAGGCGGCGAAGCCTGTGGTGCGTATATCATCTTAATTCCGGAGTGTGATTTTTCCATTGAAAAAGTGAACGAGCTGCTCCTCGAAGGGAGAAAGTCGGGGACAAGATACGAAATCATCCTCGTTGCCGAGGGAGCTAAGCCAATCGGTAGCTCTGAATTCATCAGGCAGAACGGCGTGGACGCTTTTGGACATAAAATGCTGGGCGGTATCGGTGAATTTCTGGCCAGAGAAATCAATAACGGTACCGGGGTCGAGACGCGGTGCGTGGTACTGAGCCACCTGCAACGCGGCGGTGCCCCCTGCGCGTATGACCGGAGAATGGGGCGGTATTTTGGCATTGCTGCGGTTGATTTGATAATGACCGGGGATTTCGGCAGGATGGTATGCTTTAGAAACGGCCAGGTCACCTCCTGCCCGATGGACAGAGTCATAGGTAGGACGAGCTACGTGGGCATCGATAAAGATTATGATATAGAGCGGTACAGCGGGCGGCGGACTATTTTCAGGCACAGCAAGTGAGGTGGGAAAGATGAGTACATCGATAACCGGCGATAGAATTGACGGCCTGGTGGAGCAGGCGGTTTTCGGCGATGAGCAGGCCAGGGAGGAAAGTCGACGGCAGATTCGAGAACTGGCGGCAAGCCAGGGCATTTATCCGGCAAGCATCCAGGGTTTGTATGAGGCTGCCGGGAAGGGAGCTTACCACAACAAGACCGTTCCGGCAATCAATATCCGGGGCATGACCTATCAGGTGGCCCGGGCTGTTTTCCGCGCCGCGCTGAAACACAAGGTCGGCGCCTTTATCTTTGAGCTCGCTCGCTCCGAGATAGGCTATACCAGGCAGAGGCCGGCGGAATATGTTGCCTGTGTGCTGGCGGCGGCCATTAAGGAGGGA
This genomic interval carries:
- a CDS encoding alpha/beta hydrolase: MKASILKRAMALPEKVGIPLFASLCGWDAEKMDSTLAQISVPLLMIQSTTVNANLERVSLQPGASTPWMELVKNHVPRAQIEIIGDTGHFPMLEAPEAVNQLIGSFLASS
- a CDS encoding mandelate racemase/muconate lactonizing enzyme family protein, which produces MKITKIEAIELRLPEKEVHEAKYTSAQDAVVVKVHTDEGIVGIGDSYSSPHVVKAMIEAPLSGASASGLARLIIGMNPLDIKPINHLLQARNIRLGRRGIICHAIAAIDIALWDIAGKYYNQPVYQLLGGAFHKKLRAYASILFGPDGKTTAEIGKRWVDEGFTAVKFGWTPMGQSEKLDLELVEGGRRGVGDKNDLIIDAGCCWDANTAIKRAQQFQDYGVLFLEEPLNRENVDGYRKLTSVSPIPIAAGEGEAGRFSHQSFMERSGINIIQIDLENTGLTEASRVADFAEDHGVKVVNHFYTNNIGSAAGLHFLASRQSAFIMEYCVEETPIRWDLTRQKMPVVDGYVEVPEGPGLGVDLDEEVIEHYRVG
- a CDS encoding ArgE/DapE family deacylase, producing the protein MAEKDDTKKKIFRHIENKRSEIVRTLSELVRIPSITGQEGEAQKYMHRLYSDLGLKVTSRDADYDKISRHKAYVKSSFDYSGRPNIVGVLEGKPSARSLVLNGHIDVVSPEPVAEWEFPPWEGRAVGNKLYGRGACDMKAGLIANCYALKALLENGLKPEGTVILQSVIEEELMAGGGTLACLLDGFTADGLVIPEPNMKITIAHPGILFCKVRVIGKSAHAGVAHTGVNAIGKMNIVYDALVELDDRRAQDNRHHLFEKHAGRSCHLNIGTYHAGDWVSTVPGWAEIECRMSHLPAESVDEVKQQVQQAVKKAAESDEWLRQHPPEVIWREKQVIPWGQDPNDPFVLAFKSSADSTLQSDFDIIGATWGLDTRLAPFFDMPAITFGPNGGNIHGVNEYVDIDSLLDCTKVLAAFIIDWCGVRTI
- a CDS encoding ATP-dependent 6-phosphofructokinase translates to MATEKIGILTGGGDCAGLNPAIKWVVKTAMDKRLESERGVQYEVLGIRYGWSGLMFEAGASLKMEDYITPLDEQKVRTWDRYGGTMLGTSRTNPYNPENDRSQLVLDNIKKLGLNALITIGGDDTLGVANKLAQKGINVVGIPKTIDKDLVETDYTLGFETAVSVITEEVDRLRTTAGSHRRIFVVETMGRHTGWLALEGGEACGAYIILIPECDFSIEKVNELLLEGRKSGTRYEIILVAEGAKPIGSSEFIRQNGVDAFGHKMLGGIGEFLAREINNGTGVETRCVVLSHLQRGGAPCAYDRRMGRYFGIAAVDLIMTGDFGRMVCFRNGQVTSCPMDRVIGRTSYVGIDKDYDIERYSGRRTIFRHSK
- a CDS encoding ornithine cyclodeaminase family protein, whose protein sequence is MLLLNQNDVMKVLDMAECMEVVEKAFVELASGTAVLPLRINLFTQEGLGLYMPAYLKEMGALACKVVTSYVNNPAKHNLPTILGKVLLQDPETGDVICIMDGGYLTAVRTGAASGVATRYLAREDTGQKVGIFGAGAQGRTQLWAMTVARDIAKAYVYDVHDEAVSRFIAEMTSKLQMDIVRAKSPEQILEDADIICTASSSPTPLFDGSLVREGTHINGVGSHTPNARELDTAIIKRSKIIADSSDACLREAGDIMIPIQEGAIDKSHLYAELGEVIIGKKSGRADAREITLFKYNGLAIQDVAAAKLVYDKAVQAGIGTNVEL
- a CDS encoding Zn-dependent hydrolase, which encodes MAMKNLQVNGKRLWNTIMETARFGGTDKGGVCRLTLSDADRQVRDWFVKQCEAVGCTVNVDEMGSIFARRPGKMDTLPPIAIGSHLDTQPSGGKFDGIAGVLCGLEVLRTLNDAGYTTTAPLELIDWTNEEGSRFTPPMLASGVFAGVFERDFAYDIEDRDGKKFVEELERIGYRGGQKCGDHKLGAYFELHIEQGPVLEAENKMIGVVTGMQGQKWYEVTVTGQDAHAGSTPMHLRHDAMVACARMVEAIQRIALDHAPAVSTVGLVTVRPNSRNVIPGSVFFTVDIRHPDDNALLQMDRELREKVDAIAREADVEAKLVNNWNVASMEFDRECINHVRNAAEKLGYRHRYMISGAGHDAVYIARVAPTGMIFIPCENGISHNELENTTPEYIAAGANVLLHTVMAYDEAKNEPMS